One window from the genome of Oikeobacillus pervagus encodes:
- the yhbH gene encoding sporulation protein YhbH, with translation MSQSDNHQFVISNEDWSLHRKGHDDQQRHKEKVQDAIRKNLPDLITEENIIMSNGRDVVKIPIRSLDEYKIRYNYDKNKHVGQGEGDSQVGDVVARDGSAQQGPGKGQGAGDKAGHDYYEAEVSLMDLEEALFKQLELPNLKRKEQDVQTVEQIEFNDIRKTGLMGNIDKKKTMLTAFKRNAIGGKPKFHPIYPEDLKFRTWNEVMKPDSKAVVIAMMDTSGSMGVWEKYMARSFFFWMTRFLRTKYEKVDIEFIAHHTEAKVVTEDEFFSKGESGGTICSSAYRKALEIIEDKYHPSRYNIYPFHFSDGDNLTSDNVRCVKLVEEIMKVSNMFGYGEVNQYNRHSTLMSAYKHIKNEEFRYYILKQKADVFHAMKSFFKKENESKAFA, from the coding sequence ATGAGTCAAAGTGATAACCATCAATTTGTTATTTCAAATGAAGATTGGTCCCTCCATCGCAAAGGACATGATGATCAACAACGCCATAAAGAAAAAGTTCAGGATGCCATTCGAAAAAACCTACCTGATCTTATTACGGAAGAAAATATTATTATGTCCAATGGCCGCGATGTTGTAAAAATCCCCATTCGTTCACTAGATGAATATAAAATTCGCTATAATTATGATAAAAATAAGCACGTTGGGCAAGGTGAGGGAGACAGTCAAGTTGGTGATGTCGTTGCACGAGATGGATCGGCGCAACAAGGGCCAGGGAAAGGCCAAGGGGCCGGCGATAAAGCAGGCCATGATTATTATGAAGCAGAAGTATCCTTAATGGATTTAGAAGAAGCCCTTTTTAAACAATTGGAACTGCCAAATTTGAAAAGAAAAGAGCAAGATGTGCAGACTGTAGAACAGATTGAATTTAATGATATTCGCAAAACAGGTCTTATGGGGAATATTGATAAGAAGAAAACCATGCTTACTGCTTTTAAGAGAAATGCCATTGGAGGAAAACCAAAGTTCCATCCTATTTATCCTGAAGACTTAAAGTTTCGTACATGGAATGAAGTGATGAAGCCAGATTCAAAGGCTGTTGTTATTGCGATGATGGACACGAGCGGATCGATGGGGGTTTGGGAGAAATATATGGCACGCAGTTTCTTCTTTTGGATGACAAGATTTCTCCGTACTAAATATGAAAAAGTAGATATCGAATTTATCGCTCATCATACCGAAGCAAAAGTCGTAACAGAGGATGAATTTTTCTCGAAAGGGGAAAGTGGCGGAACGATTTGTTCATCTGCTTATCGAAAGGCATTAGAAATCATTGAAGATAAGTATCATCCTTCTCGTTACAATATTTATCCATTTCATTTTTCCGATGGGGATAATCTCACCTCTGACAATGTCCGCTGTGTAAAATTAGTGGAGGAAATTATGAAAGTGTCGAATATGTTCGGATATGGTGAAGTCAATCAGTATAATCGCCATTCAACCCTCATGAGCGCCTACAAACACATCAAGAACGAGGAATTCCGTTATTATATCCTAAAACAAAAAGCAGATGTCTTCCATGCAATGAAGAGTTTCTTTAAGAAGGAAAATGAATCAAAGGCATTTGCTTAG
- a CDS encoding peptide MFS transporter: MSATTDEQHLPLHSKKKEKHPPGLYLLFLTEMWERFSYYGMRAILVLYLTKSLIEGGLGMNNKTAMLIYGIFTGTVYFMPLLGGYLSDRFLGRRLAITLGGITMAIGNFVLFSNQSETFLYLGLALLIIGNGFFKPNISTLVGELYGDNDPRRDAAFTIFYMGINIGAFFSPLIIGYISEDLLAQTVNGITEYGYRYGFLVSSIGMIIGQIIFNLLGNRYLGDIGKKPVGAPSKDEAGNKHTAPLTKKEKQRTAVIFILAAFVVFFWAGFEQAGASLTLYTEKFIDREIFGWTIPVSWFQSVNPAFIVLLAPLVSALWLKLSKSKRGDLPVPTKMAMGMILLGLGFGFLIIATLQTGSDPDHVVHKANLMFIIMTYLFHTLGELFLSPVGLSLVSRIAPVKLASLLMGVWLTSSGFANYLAGYLGTFTQSLGYLEVFALIGGVATVLGLILLTLSKKLVKMMD, encoded by the coding sequence ATGAGTGCAACAACGGATGAGCAACATTTGCCATTACATTCAAAGAAAAAGGAAAAACATCCCCCTGGTCTCTATTTATTGTTTCTAACTGAGATGTGGGAACGTTTTAGTTATTATGGAATGAGAGCGATTCTTGTTCTTTATTTAACGAAGTCTCTTATTGAAGGCGGACTTGGAATGAATAATAAGACCGCCATGTTAATTTACGGGATATTTACTGGAACCGTCTACTTTATGCCTTTACTTGGTGGATATTTATCCGATCGTTTTTTAGGTAGAAGATTAGCCATCACTCTTGGTGGGATTACAATGGCGATCGGGAACTTTGTTTTATTTTCAAATCAATCTGAAACTTTCTTATATTTAGGATTAGCCTTACTTATTATCGGAAACGGCTTCTTTAAACCAAATATTTCGACACTTGTCGGTGAACTATATGGTGACAATGATCCTCGACGAGATGCCGCATTTACCATCTTCTATATGGGAATTAATATTGGAGCCTTCTTCTCTCCACTAATAATAGGATATATTTCTGAAGATTTATTAGCGCAAACAGTGAATGGGATAACTGAATATGGGTATCGATATGGTTTCTTAGTCTCTTCTATTGGAATGATTATTGGTCAAATTATTTTCAATTTATTAGGAAATCGATATTTGGGTGATATCGGAAAAAAACCAGTTGGTGCACCTAGTAAAGATGAAGCTGGAAATAAACATACAGCCCCTTTAACCAAAAAGGAAAAACAAAGAACAGCTGTTATTTTTATTTTAGCAGCCTTCGTAGTGTTCTTCTGGGCTGGTTTTGAACAGGCTGGTGCTTCTTTAACACTTTATACTGAAAAATTTATCGACCGGGAAATTTTCGGTTGGACCATTCCGGTTTCATGGTTCCAATCTGTTAACCCAGCCTTTATCGTCTTGCTTGCTCCTTTAGTTTCTGCTTTATGGTTGAAACTTTCTAAGAGCAAACGCGGAGATTTACCTGTTCCAACTAAAATGGCGATGGGGATGATTTTATTAGGATTAGGGTTTGGATTTTTAATCATTGCAACATTACAAACAGGTAGTGATCCTGATCATGTTGTCCATAAAGCTAATCTTATGTTTATCATTATGACTTATTTATTCCATACACTTGGTGAGTTATTCCTATCACCTGTAGGGCTCTCCTTAGTGAGTCGGATCGCACCAGTGAAACTTGCTTCATTATTAATGGGGGTTTGGTTAACTAGTTCCGGCTTTGCCAACTATTTAGCGGGATATCTAGGAACTTTCACTCAATCATTAGGGTATCTAGAGGTTTTCGCCTTAATTGGTGGAGTTGCAACCGTACTTGGACTAATCCTATTAACACTATCTAAAAAGCTAGTGAAAATGATGGATTAA
- a CDS encoding YbjQ family protein, producing MLITTTNQVEGKKVERYYGIVAGEAIMGANVVRDFLASVTDVIGGRSTSYENKLSEGREIAIREMEEKARRLGANAVIAVDLDFETLREGMMMCVATGTAVFLTEKE from the coding sequence ATGCTCATCACTACGACAAATCAAGTGGAAGGAAAGAAAGTTGAGCGTTATTACGGGATTGTTGCCGGAGAGGCCATTATGGGAGCAAATGTTGTACGAGACTTTTTAGCTTCTGTTACAGATGTTATCGGCGGTCGTAGTACATCTTATGAAAATAAGCTATCAGAAGGTCGAGAAATTGCCATTCGGGAAATGGAGGAAAAAGCACGTCGACTAGGGGCAAATGCTGTCATTGCCGTTGATTTAGATTTTGAAACATTACGTGAAGGGATGATGATGTGTGTAGCTACAGGGACAGCTGTTTTTTTAACCGAAAAAGAATGA